CGTCTCACCGTAGACCGAGTGGCAACCGATGGCGACGTCCGTTTTGTCGGTGTTCGATTCGTTCCGTCGACCAAGCAAGACGCTTCATTGACCGCGGCGCTACACGGTTTAGTTCGGACGCTTCCGATCCATTTCCCCCTGTGTGTCAGGGCTGTTTTGGAGCTTGAGGATGGCTCCTGCGGCATAGAGTCGAGTGTAAGTTTTGTCGCTCTCGAATGCTGTTGAAAGGGCGGAAAGGGCCGCGTCACCCCTTAACGAGAGGAGCGCATTTGTGGCCGCCTGAATGATATCGCGACGGTCCGATGTTAAGAGGTCCTCGATGGCTTCGGCTGAAGCTTCGTCCCTCAATCGCACAAGCGCATCGAGAGCTGACCGCTGTACAGCGCTCGTTGAATCCGCAAGCAATGGTAGAATCGAAAATGCGCGGTTTACACTCCCGAACTCTCCGAGAATCTGAGCCGCTCTTCTTCTGATGGCTGGGTTGGTGCTCGTTAGCGCGTTCTCCACAGTCGTCACAAACGAAGAATCACCAAAGGATGCCAAAGACTCGGCGGCCATCAATCGAACAGACTCGTAGGGACTCGCGAGCGCGGCTCGCAACACCGGCAGATCCTGTTG
This portion of the Vicinamibacteria bacterium genome encodes:
- a CDS encoding HEAT repeat domain-containing protein, coding for AAAALCDAGEAGYFEMLHVALDHPDERARYAAIRALKGAETCAIRPLALNALTDASERVSSAAIDAFALIANQQDLPVLRAALASPYESVRLMAAESLASFGDSSFVTTVENALTSTNPAIRRRAAQILGEFGSVNRAFSILPLLADSTSAVQRSALDALVRLRDEASAEAIEDLLTSDRRDIIQAATNALLSLRGDAALSALSTAFESDKTYTRLYAAGAILKLQNSPDTQGEMDRKRPN